The Pogoniulus pusillus isolate bPogPus1 chromosome 6, bPogPus1.pri, whole genome shotgun sequence genomic interval GATGCAGAggtcagctctgcctgctcagcctTCACTCACCTGGTTAGCGTTGCAGCTGGGTGGGCAGCAGTGCTTTCCTAACAAAGGCAGAGCCACCCCAGATGTTGCTCCAGAGAATTCCCGCTCCCAGACGTCAAGGCAGGAGTAGATTTTTCAAGGCCTGGCCTCACGCACATCCGAAGCATTGCCATGAGTAAATGTATGGATAAATGCACATGCTATTAAATGGAATCTGCTGAATCCTGCACTCCAGTGTCTGACTTTACTGCATGCACCTTGCTgcacctgctctgcttccctccccgGCAGAGCCCTGCTTTGGGGTAAGCACACTACTTCTGGACAGGAGTCTGGGCCGGGAGAGCATTGAGCTCTGGATGCTGCCCAGTCTGGAGGAGGGGCCCAATGGCATACaaattgcattgggttggaagggaacctcaaAGGGCATTGTGGACAatgcctctgcactcagcagggatacctccagttggagcaggctgcacagggacacttcagcatctcctgggatggcctcaagcacagccctgggtcgcctatgccagtctctcctcaccctcactgggcacaactccctcctgatgtccaacctacatctgccctgctcctcttccaaaccattgctctCAGCCTATCCGCACAgtcccttctaaacagtccctccccagcctgcctgcaggtcctctcagatactgaaatgcagctctaaggtctgcctggagccttccccagactgaacagccccaaactctcccagcctgtccccatagcagagctcttccagccccaccagcattgtcgtggcctcctctggtcctgctccagcaggtccctatcTGTGCTGAAGCCTCTCTTGTATAGCCAAACTGAAGGCTCCAAGCCTCAACAGCCCAAATGCCTGTCCTGTAGCAGAGGACCTCTGATATCTTTGtgatctcctctggaccctctccatcaggtccaagtccttcctgtgttgagggctccataTCTGGatacagcagagcaggggaggtctgcccagagcagagcagaggggcaggatctcctgtctccatctctgcccacactgctttggatgcagcccaggctgccactgcccttctgggctgccagtgcccattgctggctcctgcccagcttctcccccaccagcaccctcaaggtcttctctgcagggctgctcccatcacccccagcctggattgatacCAAGGGTTGCCTAGacctagatgcaggaccttgcccttggccttcctgCACCTCCTGAGGCTgtcctcagcccagctctgcagcctgtccaggtccctctggatgccatcccagCCTTCAGTCTTaccaaccacaccactcagcctgctgtcacctgcagagctgctgagggtgcctcagtgtccttgtctgtgttgctgctgaaggtgttgaagagcactggtcccagtacagacccttGAGGGACAGCTCTTGTCACCTGTCTCCACGTGGGCGTGGTGCTGTTGGGCTCCTGTTATCACAGGtttggtcagcaggagcaggtcaGGGATTGTGCACTGCTGAGGGTGCCAGGTTCAGCTTTGGGTGCttcactccaaggaggacatttGGGGGTTCATTTTGCAGGTCAGTAGGGTTTGCCATGCTTTATAAATGTGTGCCACTGGCGAGTCACCAAGCGCCCAGTGCCCTTTGCCTTGATCCTGCCATGAGCCTCCTGTTCTTAACACATACACCATGAGTCCATTTCCCATGCTGCCCGTTCTGCCTTGAGTGCCTTTACACTGCATGGAGCTGGCAACTCACCTCCCTAATGAGTGGcaggcactgcccctgcccacctCTCTTGAACCCAGCCAAGGGACTAAAAGGGCTTGCCCCGCACTGGCAAGCAGCTACCTACCTGAGCTTAGCCGAGCCCGAGTCTGTTTGGCTCTAGCCGAGTCTAGCAATAGCCTAGCAATGAGCTGTGACATGGGGGCCAGCCCAAGGGCCAACTCCTCTGCTATACAGCACCTGTGAGGAACAAACTCACTGTAAAGTTTAAGTATGAAAGGTTCATTATAGAGCAAAGGCAAACAGTGCAGAGCATGTAACAAAATGGCTGGAGGCACACAGGTGGTAATGCTTACATAGGGTAAGCACTGGAGAGCCTTGCATTAGCTGGACATGTATTCATTGATAGTCTTTTGCATTTCCTAGGCACTACCCCTAAGTTCCCCTACCCCCCACCCCTTTGTCCTTTCCATCAAAAcaacagctgctcctctttacctagtgacagaactggggggaaagctggaggtggggagagtcagcctggaggtgtggaggaagttgctgagcatgagagtggtgagaggctggactgggttgcccagggaggtggttgaggccccacggctggaggtgtttaaggccaggctggctgaggctgtgtgcagcctgctctaggatagggtgtccctgctcatggcagggtcattggaactgactgattctatgattctattctacaaGCTGAACTTGGCCCTCTTGTCATCACCCTTTGAACATCCATCAGATCCTCCTggatcctcctgacactcactgcAGCACCATTATCTTTGGTCATGGACACCCTTGGCAACTCCTAACACCACCCCTGGTACTCCTAACACAACCCCTAGTACTCCTAACACCACCCCTGGCAATGCCTAACACCACCCCTGGTACTCCTAATACCGCCCCTAGTGCTCCTAACACCAcccctggtgtgctagtttgaagcaggctagaatgttttggtgagaaaaagcagataattggctgtgaaaaggaaaacaatggtgatgtctccttccctcagagtctcgctgagaggtatgggaacaagaagggcaaacactagataacacttctcgccattttgtcttcactttttcgggctgggctttgactgagctgcatgtcCTTAACCTtgcctgccactaaccttgctccttaacctcttggctgcgcCTCTAtttttccttaggactggggtaaggttgagaggggcagggggaaggtgcaggggtgcttgagagcccctcctggggactcaggtttctgggaggggagttgtgtttctgtattaccttttaccttgtatatttttgtatattgctgtatatattgtaaatagctgcttgtatattgtgctagctgtaaataaatagcttcatttatgttcccagagcccatctgagtctagtctgggtattactaaagtgtgggggggcggggaacacctaaaccaccacacctggcaACTCCTAACGCCACCCCTGGTACTCCTAACACCGCCCCTGGCTACTCCTAACACCGCCCCTGGCTACTCCTAACACCACCCCTGGTACTCCTAACGCCGCCCCTGGCTACTCCTAACACCACCCCTGGTACTCCTAATGCCGCCCCTGGCTACTCCTAACACCACCCCTGGTACTCCTAATGCTGCCCCTAGTACTCCTAACACCACCCCTGGTACTCCTAATGCCGCCCCTGGCTACTCCTAACATCACCCCTGGTACTCCTAATGCCGCCCCTAGTACTCCTAACACCACCCCTGGCAATGCCTAACATCACCCCTGGTACTCCTAACACCTTATTGTGTGAAAGCCACATCTCCAGACATGACACACTTGATcagtctgctccagcccctaaaCCTGGTCCCTGCTTGGCCCAGGTGGTGAGCGCTCcaaggcagagccagggaggattGCCTTGTGCCTGTGGATCTGCTCAGGCAGCCGTGCTCGATCTGAGCTATGCAAGCAGCAAGCCACTGTTGATAGAAAAAAACCAAGGATTGCTTTTAAAGGGCCTTACAGACTGTGGCACCCTCACAGACACATTGTGAGGGTGTCTGTGGCAAACCAACAAAGAACCAAAGTTTGCAGAGATGGTTGCTTATAGTAATAACCTGATAATATGCAGAcctaatgtgatggtttgggtgttccctgccccccccccccccccccactttggaaaccACCCAGGCtcgactcagtggctctggaaattgaatgcagctttatagtttcagcttagcacaagatataagcaggcatttacaatagatacagaaatatacaaggacagacaagttaaaaaggtaatacagaaacacaacagtcctcccagaaacctgagtccccaggaggggctcccaaccacccttccaccctgcTCGCACCCCTCTACCTCACCCTAGGCCTTACActtcaaggtagcttggagggttggccagggggtttaggaagcagaggttaagttagagagagaggttcatcccaaagcccagagagagactcccttatctatgttcgtgttcttgttcttatccatctcagcaagcctatgagcagcAGATAGcagcattgcttccttttcacagcctgtactctaattcttctcacctaaatatcccagctaggctcaaactagcacagctaaaCTATGGCTACTGCAGAAGTGTCTGCGGTTACTTACTGGAGATCTGTGATATGTAATCTTGTAAATGCtcaggcctgcagtgactaaggaaagcaggaaggagagaggggagaagcagAGCTATCCTGACATCAGCGTAAAGAAAGGTCTGCTGAGCAGAGATGGAAAAGCCCCTGTGAGGAAGCCTATGTGGGGTGTTCATGGCAGATAACGACTCCAGACCATCAGGGTGGCCTGGAATTGGGGCGAAGAATGGGAAAATAGCTCTGGTAATGAACTCCAAGAAATCCCTGAAATAACCCTACCTCTTAGTATGAATATGCCTGCTCTTGGGACATAAACTGGGgcttgtgccagtgtcccagattgagaactatagggttaaaacaTCCTCTGGGGACTACAAgactgttattcaatcccatcaCTCTGCTCTCTATGAACTCAGGGCAAGGCCAGCtcgctctcctctcctccccctcctgccctgtgtccagTGGGAGCCACTTTATTGGACAAATGTGTAAGGAGcaggcctgttttggggcctccagagccTTGTGCTTGGGCCTATGGATGATGGAGGTATTGGAGTGGGGGAGGATCGGTGCACTGGGGAGTACAGATTTAACTTTGGGCTGGGGGAAATTCAAGGGGGTTGGCCATGGCTGCTGTATCTGCTTCtgcaatttcttttctgtaCCTCTCCAAATAGAATTCTgagtttttttctccaattGGAGAGCTTCGCTTCTGTTGGCTCTTTAAAAGCCAGGacagccagcacaggctgtgagGACTGAtggagccatcctgcctgcacccagacATACCTGCTGCAGAACTCCTCAGTTTGCAGGTCACCATCACCACATGGAAGGCCACTGTGCACCTGGGACTGTATTTTAACTCGTTTCTGCTTCTACATAATACTTTTGGATCACAAATATTGAGCCTGTGACCAGTGAATAGATGAACTTTCCCTTCTGAAGTTTTAATGTTTAagtggcagtttgtgctgcaagactctctcAAGTTGTTTACACTTTCTAAACCCTCGCCTGAAACCACTGAAATCCATCTGCTCCTGCACACCTTATGCAGAGACTGCAGAATCTCTCTGACAGAATCCTGTCTGTTAATTGTAAATAGGCTGGGGAGAAATTTTCTTTGTAtatttaataaactatttaataatttttatatcaacctcattacaattcatagaatcacagaatcaagcaggtcagaagagacctccaagctcatccagcccaacctagcacccagccctggccaatcaaccagaccatggcactaagtgccccagccaggcttggcttcaacacctccaggcacagccactccaccacctccctgggcagcccattccaatgccaatcactctctctgacaacaacttcctcctcacatccagcctagtcctgccctggcacagcctgagactgtgtctccttcttctgttgctgggtgcctggcagcagagcccaaccccacttggctacagcctcccttcagggagctgcagacagcaatgagctctgccctgagcctcctcttctgcaggctgcacacccccagctccctcagcctctcctcacagggctgtgctccaggcctctccccagccttgctgcccttctccaaacaccttccagcacctcaacatctctcttgtactgtggagcccagcactggacacagcactcaaggtgtggcctgagcagtgctgagcacaggggcagaagagcctcccttgtcctgctgcccacactgctcctgagccagcccaggatgccattggctctgctgcccacctgggcacactgctgcctcatcttcagctcctttctaccagcaaccccagctccctctctgtctggatgttctcagacactctgtccccagcctgtagcacccAGATTCAACCCCCTCCTTaacaaggtctcttccaagcaaaaccattccatggtcCTGCAGCCttgtgagaggaaatggccccatCTCTAGCAAGGTCTAAGAAGCAGGCAGGGTTACCCAGCCTGACTGCAGATAGATTTCAGCCATTCAGCCTGGCAAATGGTTGGATGCAGGAACCGGTAGACACTGAGTCTCTTTGTTCATCTTCTGTCCAATTTTTGCCCAGAAGATGCCAGCAGGGGATAGCTTGGAAAGgatctgactgattctacattGCTCTTTTTCAGTCTGCAGGCTGAAGGGGTGGGAAAATTTTCCCAGTAATATGGCAGAGGTCTTCTGCTTTGCCCATGCTGCTTGGCTCCTCCTCAGAACTGTGCTTTCTCCATTCCCTTCCTCacttcagaggctgctgctgtgcttgtttGAGTAAAACAGCAACTCAGAGGCCAGCAATGACTCTGACCAATGCTGCTTTGGGTGCACATGGAGGTGGTGTGGTCACCAAGGGGTTTGTTTGCCAATAAGTGTGACCTTGTCAGGTGttggaggagggggaaatggaGAATGGATTAGTGTCGCGGAAGGGTATTCTACCACCTATgccaattgtggtggaggggagtgtatagggttaacactccagggggagtaaccctgaacctgaccctaggggtcttgacccctccccaggggtgggtctgaacaccaccaagtGATGGTTAGCCCAGTCCCCCtgcctgtcccataaaagcagggatactttctgtttctctgtctctgctttgctctctgcctcactctctgcacctctctgcatttccctgcacaccacgtggcagacaccaggcagacaaagccatcaccatcacacactcgggttgtatttatacattttgtattttgctattttcccttccctatcctttgtaaacttccctacctcagatacctcttcTAAGTTGTTGTTaaactttttccttttaacttccaaatcgagtgaaaTTGGTTTATTGGGGTGTGCTTAACCTTCCCTCTCTACTTCTAACTCCTTTCTttttgggaagggagggaggagagggaagggcactctacaaattgttattggttctatcaaatttattagaatCTCTGGGAATTTCAATTAGAAACCAGACaggaagaaattaattggtgcaagataatatcctataaaaatatataaaatttattaacttcaatattctgaactctacCCCCCCCAACCGCtgaattttaattttaaaaggatctacatggttatgaaagacattatAGGAATATACCAAACAGTAACTTGTAAATAACTAGCATGTTCAAActacaaacagagagaggagtttccccacagcaaataccgcttggggtctacgtgctgcttgcccagcaggtgggctgaagctctttctgctctactgCAGGAGACAACAGAAATAACAGAGGCAtgaaagcatttactcacaaattctgattaattatcaatcaccctccagggctacgtcacagcctatgcaagTGTTCaatcttcaggggagtctttgcccatggactctgaggctggaatcctcccggcttcaagggaaatgacagtctctggccttgttctcctggcaaaggatgcaatctctgcccttgtctcctggcttcttctggacgctctgtccagggattctcaggcaggacctcaggtgcagaaggagtaggATGTAACACTGgccatgcaggctgatcacatgcagacaagtggggttTGCTTCTGGTAACTGAGTGGCAGTGGCGTgcaccaggcaataataaggcagcaggcatgcaatagggtgcacggctgcacgggagactaagctccatagataaagtcaggcaatacaggatctagtcctggtaactcaccacagtggtgtgcaagtgtgcacagctggctgggagactgtggGAGATTCTGTGTCCGTAATAACAGCACAGCAAACAGGCATGGAGGCAGGCATACACAACAGGCAGcgctggtgagtctaagcctAATAATGAGCGAGTGAgcgagcactttgtttacctgtgtgcctctatttatccaatgtgggctgagattaatggccctttggacaccaaAATGGCCAATCAGcctttggcagtcagccaaacataccataataggcaaaagccacaggcctggacctcccaaatatggggatagcagCTGGTAAACGTGAGCTGGGCGCatgggggcttacacaaacatgtttacaCCATcaggagccctgggcaggctagactttatggcaccaggtttgttatGCCCCCTTTatgcatttaatgtgtttacctctggtttgggcagaaaaacatgtccaggcaaggcataggTAAACCTATTTTCGGGCCTATGGGCCTCTCCACGACAATTAGCTTGGAGGAATGGCCAGGAGATGATGGGCTGAAAGTGTAAGTGGCTGCAGAAGGGCTTCCTCTGATGCCTACTGAAGGCCTACACAATCTTGGGGTGCTTTTAGAAATGTGGCTAGCAAGTCAAGGGaatttctccctcccctctgctctgccctagtcagGACACAGatggagtcctgggtccagttctgtgctcctcagttgcagagagacagagaattgCTGGatagagtccagggcaggctgcaaggctgctgaggggcctggagcagctctgtgagcagcagaggctgagagccctggggctgagagcctgcagaagagcagccccagagggcagctgagcaatgctcagcaagagctaaaggagctgtggggggcaagaggctggggccaggctttgtcagtggtgcccagggccaggccaaggagcagtgggcacaaagtggcatccaggaggttccctgtgagcaggaggagaaagttttttgttgtgagggtgctggaggcgtggagcaggctgcccagagaggctgtggagtgtccttgtgtggagagcttccaactgcccctgggcactgtgctcctgggcaagcagctgtgggtgccctgctttggcaggggggttgggctggatgatccccagagggcccttccaacccctccatgctgaggttctgtgattctaggttgCCCCtttgcccagcaccctgcacagcagctctgtgacatcagccagggagctgtggcaacgagagccctgcaggctcctgctcagTTGCTgactctggtggccaggagagctcaGTCCTTGCTGTGCCCACGCCCAAAGGCAGCCATGACTTTGCTtcacctccttctcctgctgggccTGTGCTGGCCTGCACATGGATCTCAGAGCAACTGTGTGTAAGTGTGCCCTGGCTCCGGCAGGGAGCTTGGGCAGCCCTGACGGGTTTCACTCAGGGCTGTCCCTTGTGCCCACACCGCAGCAGCCCAAACGCCACggggcagcctcagctcctggctACTGGCACGGCTGGTCCGGGTGCCTAAAGCAGAGCCAGGTTTGGGTGCCCTCGGGGCGCCCTGGCTCTGCGGCGCATGCCAGGCAGTGCggggagggcaggaggctgccctgcagcctgcccagcggCCAGCAGGACACTCCGGGGCTCTGGGTTCTGGTTTCAGAGGCTGTGGACTCCGGCCCATGGCTACCACATCGAGCAAGTCTCGTGTCGTGGGTGGCACCGATGCCCAGCCAGGGGCCTGGCCGTGGATTGTCAGCATCCAGGATGCCCGTGGAAGGGGCTCTGGGCACATCTGCGGAGGGTCCCTCATCACTCCCGAGTGGGTCCTGACGGCAGCTCACTGCTTCGTCAAGTCCAGGTAGGGAGGAGCCGGGCACGGGCATCTCCCCCAGCCatggcagctgccctgcccacagcacccCCACCCCGCAGAGCTGCCGCCCCAGGTCCTTGCCCTGCCCCCGGTGCCcgggcactgcccagctctgcggCCGATCAGCAACCCCAGAAGCACGGAGCCGCTCCGGCCGCAGGAGACCTTTCCGACCACCGAGCGCGGCCGTGGCCGAGCtccaggagagggctggggtcGCGCCAGGGCTTCCCGCAAGGGCcagggggcagggcaggctcccCGTGCCCGGGCGGTGCCAGGGCAGCGGCAGCCGCCGCAGCGCCGCGCTCCTCTCGGCCGCGGGCAGCCGCGGGCAGGGCAGCGCCGGGCGCGGGGCCGCCGCCGGCCGCCGCTGAGCGCCCCCCGCCCCCCGCAGGGACGTCAGCGAGTGGCGGGTGGTGGCGGGGGTCACGCAGCTGTCCCGGCACGGCCCCGAGACGCAGCAGCGGCAGGTGCGGCGCCTGGTGCTGCACCGCGACTACAGCAGCGTCACCGAGAGCCACGACGTGGCGCTGGTGCAGCTGGACCGGCCCGTCCGCTGCGGGCCCCGCGTCCAGCTGGCCTGCGTGCCCCCGGCGCCCGCCGCCCTGCCCCGGCTCTCCCACTGCTACGTCAGCGGCTGGGGCTCCACCGACGCCAGGGGTGAGCGCCGGGCACCAGGCGGCAGGCGACGCCGagcggggggcggcggcggcctgcggcggggcgggggcgctGCGGAGCGGCGGGGGCGGGTCGGGGCCGCGGGGCTGTGGTCCCCGGGGTGAGCCCCAGCCAGGGcg includes:
- the LOC135176416 gene encoding acrosin-like produces the protein MGLSTTISLEEWPGDDGLKVGCGLRPMATTSSKSRVVGGTDAQPGAWPWIVSIQDARGRGSGHICGGSLITPEWVLTAAHCFVKSRAPPAPRRDVSEWRVVAGVTQLSRHGPETQQRQVRRLVLHRDYSSVTESHDVALVQLDRPVRCGPRVQLACVPPAPAALPRLSHCYVSGWGSTDARAAGSADVLQEAKVQLIDPQLCNSSRWYAGAIHEHNLCAGYPQGGIDTCQGDSGGPLSCQDRTGPYFWLVGVTSWGKGCARARHPGVYTSTQHFYDWILAQMGLSTEATTPPPPQTASFSPPSQPPAEQASAEPCPFPRKKLQEFFSLLQELLQKLRGSEA